Proteins co-encoded in one Balneolaceae bacterium genomic window:
- a CDS encoding RagB/SusD family nutrient uptake outer membrane protein, which yields MRAQSNGGPYMTKKFFYLAEFSGNSAGGGFDSPRNFRAIRYAHVLLWRAEIHVEDGELEEARQLVNQIRTRAKNSNYVMGRVTDYTLDSQPAEEDIDWNQPAANYHIEPYPAFTSQEEARKAVRLEHRLEFATEGQRFFQLRRWGIADEVLNNYIAEDSEFRTFMQGASYDSDRDDYWPLPQSQLDIQDALTQDPAY from the coding sequence ATTCGAGCCCAAAGTAATGGTGGACCTTACATGACTAAAAAATTCTTCTATCTGGCTGAATTTAGTGGTAATTCAGCAGGTGGTGGATTCGATAGTCCGCGTAACTTCCGCGCAATTCGTTATGCCCATGTATTGTTATGGAGAGCAGAAATCCATGTAGAAGATGGTGAACTTGAAGAAGCGAGACAACTCGTTAATCAAATCCGAACAAGAGCTAAAAACAGTAACTATGTTATGGGACGTGTTACTGACTATACATTAGACTCTCAACCAGCGGAAGAAGATATCGATTGGAATCAACCTGCGGCAAACTATCATATTGAGCCTTATCCTGCGTTTACTTCGCAGGAAGAAGCTCGAAAAGCAGTTCGACTTGAGCATAGGCTTGAATTTGCGACTGAAGGTCAGCGGTTTTTCCAACTTAGACGCTGGGGTATAGCTGATGAAGTGCTAAATAATTACATAGCTGAGGATAGTGAGTTTAGAACTTTTATGCAGGGGGCGAGTTATGATTCTGATAGAGATGACTATTGGCCACTACCACAAAGCCAGCTTGATATTCAAGATGCATTGACACAGGATCCAGCATACTAA
- a CDS encoding RagB/SusD family nutrient uptake outer membrane protein has product MIGAYDMLNGNATFGGEMAVDYVWGSATSDNTYKGTTFGDQSPFNDVERYESNPSNAYMDQRWEDTYNGVARANEVLTILANLQESEAAMSESRATEIEAEAKFLRAWYHFKATIVFENIPYIKTAAELGDIAPSEVPNDSEGWDDIEADFQFAIDNLGPEPPNGDVGRADMYAAMAAKAKAHMFQNELNEAQPILDAIINSGAFQLVGNYDDNFRQDTENNAESIFEIQATAQEWC; this is encoded by the coding sequence TTGATTGGTGCATACGATATGCTAAATGGAAATGCGACATTTGGAGGTGAAATGGCTGTAGATTATGTCTGGGGTTCAGCAACTTCTGATAATACCTACAAAGGAACAACATTTGGAGATCAATCCCCCTTTAATGATGTAGAAAGGTATGAGTCGAATCCATCAAATGCGTATATGGATCAAAGATGGGAAGACACATATAATGGAGTCGCGCGAGCAAATGAAGTATTAACTATACTCGCAAACCTGCAAGAAAGTGAAGCAGCCATGTCTGAAAGCCGAGCAACCGAGATTGAAGCTGAGGCTAAATTTCTGCGAGCTTGGTATCACTTTAAAGCAACAATTGTTTTTGAAAATATTCCTTATATCAAAACTGCAGCTGAATTAGGAGATATAGCACCCAGTGAAGTCCCTAATGATTCTGAGGGTTGGGATGATATCGAGGCAGATTTTCAATTTGCAATCGACAATTTAGGTCCTGAACCTCCAAATGGTGATGTTGGAAGAGCTGATATGTATGCAGCAATGGCGGCAAAAGCTAAGGCTCATATGTTTCAGAATGAGTTAAATGAGGCACAACCAATACTTGATGCAATTATTAACAGTGGAGCTTTTCAATTAGTTGGTAATTATGATGATAATTTCAGACAGGATACCGAAAACAATGCCGAGTCTATTTTTGAGATACAAGCCACTGCGCAAGAATGGTGTTGA